From a region of the Halolamina sp. CBA1230 genome:
- a CDS encoding alkaline phosphatase family protein, giving the protein MTEVDPTDRFAHLIEDGYAFPDYGGACLAGVPDTLLSLVSDEFDHQLPESAFSNVDTDVSQIVLVLLDGLGWDQYQRDAEYAPLLDRLDRQGTVSPITSVYPSETAAAITTVESGQVPAQHGLLGWFQHVEEADAILKTLPFLTLDDEPAGEVYEGLDDSVLSDAEPVSVRADAAGVDTHFYQPAKFDADTPDATDHPYWNVVDALAELRLDLEAAVDVDEGPAYRYLYASEIDVIAHEVGTRHDRYEAQVRAVTEAVRHELLERLDPAAAEETLLVVTADHGHIDTDPETNVNLRETDVWEYVDDRLPTGSPRNVQFHVDDPEGAAAALHEAFGDDVWTFTREAYLDRELFGPGTCETFEQRAPDLVAVHREKGLWWEDDELDLVGMHGGLSREEMFVPFAAGRVADLQE; this is encoded by the coding sequence ATGACCGAGGTCGATCCGACCGACCGGTTCGCCCACCTGATCGAGGACGGCTACGCCTTCCCGGACTACGGCGGCGCGTGTCTGGCCGGCGTCCCCGACACGCTGCTCTCGCTCGTGAGCGACGAGTTCGACCACCAGCTTCCCGAGTCGGCGTTCTCGAACGTCGACACCGACGTCTCGCAGATCGTTCTGGTTCTCCTCGACGGACTGGGCTGGGATCAGTACCAGCGAGATGCCGAGTACGCCCCGCTGCTCGACCGTCTCGACCGGCAGGGAACTGTCTCGCCGATCACGTCGGTCTACCCCTCCGAGACGGCTGCCGCCATCACCACCGTCGAGTCGGGGCAGGTCCCCGCGCAGCACGGCCTGCTCGGCTGGTTCCAGCACGTCGAGGAGGCCGACGCGATCCTGAAGACACTCCCGTTCCTGACGCTGGACGACGAACCCGCCGGGGAGGTGTACGAGGGTCTCGACGACTCGGTGCTCAGCGACGCTGAACCCGTCTCCGTGCGCGCTGACGCGGCCGGCGTCGACACCCACTTCTACCAGCCGGCGAAGTTCGACGCCGACACCCCAGACGCGACCGACCACCCCTACTGGAACGTCGTCGACGCGCTCGCGGAGCTCCGACTGGACTTGGAGGCTGCTGTCGACGTCGACGAGGGGCCGGCGTACCGCTACCTCTACGCCTCCGAGATCGACGTGATCGCCCACGAGGTCGGCACCCGGCACGACCGCTACGAGGCGCAGGTCCGCGCCGTCACCGAGGCAGTCCGACACGAACTGCTCGAACGTCTCGATCCCGCCGCCGCGGAGGAGACGCTGCTCGTCGTCACCGCCGACCACGGCCACATCGACACCGATCCCGAGACGAACGTGAACCTCCGTGAGACGGACGTCTGGGAGTACGTCGACGACCGGCTCCCGACCGGGAGCCCGCGGAACGTCCAGTTCCATGTCGACGATCCGGAGGGTGCGGCGGCCGCGCTGCACGAGGCGTTCGGCGACGACGTGTGGACGTTCACCCGAGAGGCGTACCTCGACCGGGAGCTGTTCGGCCCCGGCACCTGCGAGACGTTCGAGCAACGGGCGCCGGATCTCGTCGCCGTCCACCGCGAGAAGGGGCTGTGGTGGGAGGACGACGAACTCGACCTCGTCGGGATGCACGGCGGGCTCAGCCGCGAGGAGATGTTCGTTCCCTTCGCCGCCGGACGGGTCGCGGACCTGCAAGAGTAG
- a CDS encoding amidohydrolase family protein, which produces MYRTTDSDRYDDDEDIFVIDSHLHFWDASEENIVHEGGEEFIRCFYDYHTGFTPTEREWSLEEYRNYSRERMLRDLFENGSVDMGIFQPTHLDEFYDEGFNTVDDNAAVEADHPERFITNGRFDPREGDAGLRELERQKEEYDIDGVKLYTAEWRGDSKGWRLDSEEAFRYLEKCAELGIENIHPHKGPTIRPLNRDAFDVADVDDAASSFPELNFIVEHVGLPRLDDFCWIAAQEPNVYGGLAVAAPMAQNRPRKFGEIMGELLYWLGEDRILFGSDYALWNPDWLVDCVMNAELTEEQRDEYGVELSTDVMRKIMGENAARLYDIDIEEKKSQLRNDEITEEFGLEAHYTDETPSTAD; this is translated from the coding sequence ATGTATCGGACAACTGATTCGGATCGATACGACGACGACGAGGACATCTTCGTCATCGACTCCCACCTCCACTTCTGGGACGCCAGCGAGGAGAACATCGTCCACGAGGGTGGCGAGGAGTTCATCCGGTGTTTCTACGACTACCACACCGGGTTCACGCCGACCGAGCGCGAGTGGTCCTTGGAGGAGTACCGCAACTACTCCCGAGAGCGAATGCTGCGGGACCTCTTCGAGAACGGGTCCGTCGACATGGGGATCTTCCAGCCGACCCATCTCGACGAGTTCTACGACGAGGGGTTCAACACGGTCGACGACAACGCCGCCGTCGAGGCCGACCATCCCGAGCGGTTCATCACGAACGGCCGGTTCGATCCCCGTGAGGGGGACGCCGGTCTGCGTGAACTGGAACGACAGAAGGAGGAGTACGACATCGACGGCGTGAAGCTATACACCGCCGAGTGGCGCGGTGACTCGAAGGGGTGGCGCCTCGACAGCGAGGAGGCGTTCCGCTACCTCGAGAAGTGTGCGGAGCTCGGCATCGAGAACATCCATCCCCACAAGGGGCCGACCATCAGGCCGCTGAACCGGGACGCCTTCGACGTCGCCGACGTCGACGACGCCGCGAGCTCGTTCCCCGAACTCAACTTCATCGTCGAACACGTCGGCCTCCCACGCCTCGACGACTTCTGCTGGATCGCCGCTCAGGAGCCGAACGTCTACGGCGGGCTCGCGGTCGCCGCGCCAATGGCCCAGAACCGTCCACGGAAGTTCGGCGAGATCATGGGCGAACTGCTGTACTGGCTTGGCGAGGACCGTATCCTCTTCGGCAGCGACTACGCGCTCTGGAACCCCGACTGGCTGGTCGACTGCGTCATGAACGCCGAGCTCACCGAGGAGCAGCGCGACGAGTACGGCGTCGAGCTCTCGACGGACGTGATGCGGAAGATCATGGGCGAGAACGCCGCCAGACTCTACGACATCGACATCGAGGAGAAGAAATCCCAGCTCCGGAACGACGAGATCACCGAGGAGTTCGGTCTCGAGGCGCACTACACCGACGAGACCCCCTCCACGGCCGACTGA
- a CDS encoding NAD(P)-dependent alcohol dehydrogenase gives MEAARLHEYTEEMSDALSIDDVERPTVTSSDSVVVRVEGAGWCQTDNHIIEGMWTDYVDQDLPMTLGHENAGEVVEVGDEVRTVDVGDKVICHPVATCGECRQCRLGEDMYCENLAFPGLTTDGGFAEYLLTNERATIPLPGDVDPTDIAPHADAGITAYHAVKKAVDELNPGDPAVVIGVGGLGHIGLQCLDAMSAADIVALDVKPEARELARELGAHNTVDPTSTDVPDAIDDLTDGHGAEQVLDFVGADETTGYAPDIVAAGGDHHVVGYGGHIHEPAQALVDGEFSYKGTLVGRYTELQELVRLVERGDVDLRTTRYGLEEINDVAEKLEHGEIEGRAVITPN, from the coding sequence ATGGAGGCCGCACGACTCCACGAGTACACGGAGGAGATGAGCGACGCGCTCAGTATCGACGACGTCGAACGGCCCACCGTAACGAGCTCCGACAGCGTGGTCGTGAGAGTGGAAGGCGCCGGCTGGTGTCAAACTGACAACCATATCATCGAAGGGATGTGGACCGACTACGTCGACCAGGACCTCCCGATGACGCTCGGTCACGAGAACGCCGGCGAAGTCGTCGAGGTCGGCGACGAAGTCCGGACCGTCGACGTCGGCGACAAGGTCATCTGCCACCCCGTCGCCACCTGTGGGGAGTGCCGGCAGTGTCGGCTGGGCGAGGACATGTACTGTGAGAACCTGGCGTTCCCGGGGCTCACGACCGACGGCGGGTTCGCCGAGTACCTTCTCACCAACGAACGCGCGACGATCCCGCTTCCCGGCGACGTCGACCCGACGGATATCGCGCCCCACGCCGACGCCGGGATCACTGCCTACCACGCGGTCAAGAAGGCCGTCGACGAGCTCAACCCCGGCGACCCCGCGGTCGTCATCGGCGTGGGCGGGCTCGGCCACATCGGCCTCCAGTGTCTCGACGCGATGAGTGCCGCCGACATCGTCGCGCTCGACGTGAAACCCGAAGCCCGCGAACTCGCTCGGGAGCTCGGTGCCCACAACACTGTCGACCCCACGTCGACGGACGTCCCCGACGCTATCGACGACCTCACGGACGGCCACGGCGCCGAACAGGTCCTCGATTTCGTCGGCGCCGACGAGACGACCGGGTACGCCCCCGACATCGTCGCCGCCGGCGGCGACCACCACGTCGTCGGGTACGGTGGCCACATCCACGAACCGGCGCAGGCGCTCGTCGACGGCGAGTTCTCGTACAAGGGCACGCTCGTCGGCCGCTACACCGAACTCCAGGAGCTCGTTCGCCTCGTCGAGCGCGGCGATGTCGATCTGCGGACGACGCGGTACGGGCTCGAGGAGATCAACGACGTCGCCGAGAAACTGGAGCACGGCGAGATCGAGGGCCGTGCCGTCATCACGCCGAACTAG
- a CDS encoding metal-sulfur cluster assembly factor encodes MTARSTDETAEGTSIPGRVRSALESVTDPELDRSIVELDYIDDVRVDIDKNETHVHVVFTLPTAWCSPAFAWMMAVDARDAAEALPAVDDCTVELREHMHQTEVNYGVNEGLPFAEAFPDAEDGIADLRSTLDEKAVLSRQYAAVESLLDAGLDLEQVARLERSDLDRGAAEDRIAVNVPGAALGVEVPAADIDRYLEKARSLDYFAASDRLFRTPEGDPIAPDDAELVHRRARLAQVNMDGQGGVCDALHRARQSGASD; translated from the coding sequence ATGACAGCCCGATCGACAGACGAGACTGCCGAGGGCACGTCGATACCCGGTCGGGTTCGGTCGGCGCTGGAGTCGGTCACCGACCCCGAACTCGACCGCTCCATCGTCGAACTCGACTACATCGACGACGTTCGCGTCGACATAGACAAGAACGAGACACACGTCCACGTCGTGTTCACGCTCCCGACGGCGTGGTGCTCGCCGGCGTTCGCCTGGATGATGGCGGTCGACGCCCGCGACGCCGCCGAAGCGCTACCGGCCGTCGACGACTGTACCGTCGAACTCCGCGAACACATGCATCAAACGGAGGTGAACTACGGCGTCAACGAGGGGCTCCCGTTCGCGGAGGCGTTCCCGGACGCCGAGGACGGCATCGCAGACCTCCGCTCGACGCTCGACGAGAAGGCCGTCCTCTCCAGACAGTACGCGGCCGTCGAGTCGCTTCTCGACGCCGGCCTCGACCTCGAACAGGTCGCTCGCCTCGAACGCAGCGACCTCGACCGAGGCGCCGCTGAGGACCGGATCGCCGTCAACGTTCCCGGCGCGGCACTCGGGGTCGAGGTGCCGGCGGCGGATATCGACCGGTATCTGGAGAAAGCGCGCTCGCTCGACTACTTCGCGGCCTCGGACCGACTGTTCCGAACCCCGGAGGGTGACCCTATCGCGCCCGACGACGCCGAGCTCGTCCACCGTCGCGCCCGCCTCGCACAGGTCAACATGGACGGTCAGGGTGGTGTCTGCGACGCCCTCCACCGAGCACGCCAGTCCGGGGCGTCCGACTGA
- the aroA gene encoding 3-phosphoshikimate 1-carboxyvinyltransferase yields the protein MKKHVSQSRVAGRCRAPPSKSYTHRAILAAGYADEATVENPLVSADTRATMRAVSAFGGTLDRSRLDTGTLSVEGFGGRPEVPEDVINCENSGTTTRLVTAAGALGDGLTVLTGDDSLRSRPHGPLLDAIEDLGARAESTRRNGRAPLVVGEALSGGSVSMPGDVSSQFVTALLMAGAVTDEGIEVALETELKSAPYVEITLEVLDAFGVDAEHTDSGFRVPGGQRYRPEGGSYAVPGDFSSISYLAAAGAVAAAEGTECVVVEGAQPSAQGDTAIVEVLDRMGADIDWDRDAGELTARGGDLSGVEVDVGDTPDLLPTIAAVGAVADGDTRIVNCEHVRLKETDRVSAMAEELGKLGAEVTEERDTLTIHGGDSSLVGAEVDGRGDHRIAMALAVAGLVAEGTTTIAGAEHVDVSFPDFWLVLDDLGATVTNA from the coding sequence ATGAAGAAACACGTCTCGCAGTCCCGGGTCGCCGGCCGCTGTCGGGCGCCGCCGTCGAAGAGCTACACTCACCGCGCGATCCTCGCGGCGGGCTACGCCGACGAGGCGACGGTTGAGAACCCGCTGGTCAGCGCCGACACGCGGGCGACGATGCGCGCCGTCTCGGCGTTCGGCGGCACGCTCGACCGCTCCCGACTGGACACGGGCACGCTCTCGGTCGAGGGGTTCGGCGGACGACCCGAGGTGCCCGAGGACGTGATAAACTGCGAGAACTCCGGAACGACGACACGGCTGGTCACGGCAGCGGGCGCGCTCGGGGACGGGCTGACGGTGCTCACTGGCGACGACTCGCTCCGGTCGCGTCCTCATGGGCCGCTGCTCGACGCCATCGAGGACCTCGGCGCCCGCGCCGAGAGTACCCGGCGGAACGGGCGCGCGCCGCTGGTCGTCGGCGAGGCGCTCTCGGGCGGCAGCGTCTCGATGCCCGGCGACGTCTCCTCGCAGTTCGTTACCGCGCTGTTGATGGCCGGCGCCGTCACCGACGAGGGGATCGAAGTCGCCCTCGAGACCGAACTCAAGTCCGCGCCGTACGTCGAGATCACGCTCGAGGTGCTCGACGCGTTCGGTGTCGACGCCGAACACACCGACTCGGGGTTCCGTGTCCCCGGCGGCCAGCGGTACAGGCCTGAGGGCGGGAGTTACGCGGTTCCGGGCGACTTCTCGTCGATCTCCTACCTCGCCGCGGCTGGGGCCGTCGCCGCGGCGGAGGGGACCGAGTGCGTCGTCGTCGAGGGTGCCCAGCCGAGCGCGCAGGGTGACACCGCCATCGTCGAGGTTCTCGACCGCATGGGCGCCGATATCGACTGGGACCGCGACGCTGGCGAACTCACTGCTCGGGGCGGCGATCTCTCCGGCGTCGAAGTGGACGTGGGCGACACTCCGGATCTCCTCCCTACGATCGCCGCGGTCGGTGCCGTCGCTGATGGCGACACTCGGATCGTGAACTGCGAGCACGTCCGCCTGAAGGAGACCGACCGCGTGAGCGCGATGGCCGAAGAACTCGGGAAACTCGGCGCCGAGGTGACCGAGGAACGGGACACACTCACGATCCACGGCGGCGACTCCTCGCTCGTCGGCGCCGAGGTCGACGGCCGGGGCGACCACCGGATCGCGATGGCGCTGGCGGTCGCCGGCCTCGTCGCCGAGGGGACGACGACGATCGCGGGCGCGGAACACGTCGACGTCTCCTTCCCCGACTTCTGGCTCGTGCTCGACGATCTCGGCGCGACGGTCACGAACGCCTGA
- a CDS encoding M20 family metallo-hydrolase has product MDIDGDRLRADIETNAQHGEIDADEGHGRTVLTGTDANRAARELLVDRMDDAGLDVTVDAVGNVAGTWTPESADPDAAPVAAGSHIDSVPEGGIFDGPLGVYAALEAVRAMQDAGIEPARPLVVVSFTEEEGQRFADGLLGSSVAVGERSVEEALAIEDDDGITLEASLSRIGFRGEGRLDASEWEAWYELHVEQDTRLERGNVPVGVVTTITGITHCEAEIVGEANHAGATPMDERTDALAAASEVVLDVEAAANDVVESESETAVGTVGSLSVSPNATNVVPGTVELGIDIRDVEYQSMQTIVEATRSSLAIVEADRGVETSFSRPFDLEPTPMSESLRAAAHRAGEEAGIRTVDLHSGAAHDTMHVASVTEAALLFAPSADGISHNPREWTDWDDCASAARVLAGAIAESAGADATEE; this is encoded by the coding sequence ATGGATATCGACGGCGACCGACTGCGGGCGGACATCGAGACTAACGCGCAGCACGGGGAGATCGACGCCGACGAGGGGCACGGGCGGACCGTTCTCACCGGGACCGACGCGAACCGCGCTGCTCGCGAACTCCTCGTCGATCGGATGGACGACGCCGGGCTGGACGTGACCGTCGACGCAGTCGGGAACGTCGCCGGCACCTGGACTCCCGAGTCGGCGGACCCCGACGCCGCGCCAGTTGCCGCGGGGAGCCATATCGATTCGGTCCCGGAGGGTGGGATCTTCGACGGCCCGCTCGGCGTCTACGCGGCGCTGGAAGCGGTGCGCGCGATGCAGGACGCCGGTATCGAGCCTGCCCGACCGCTGGTCGTCGTCTCCTTCACCGAGGAGGAGGGCCAACGGTTCGCGGACGGACTGCTGGGCTCTTCCGTCGCCGTCGGCGAGCGAAGCGTCGAGGAAGCTCTCGCCATCGAGGACGACGACGGGATCACCCTCGAAGCGTCGCTCTCGCGGATCGGTTTCCGCGGCGAGGGACGACTCGACGCCAGCGAGTGGGAGGCGTGGTACGAGCTCCACGTCGAGCAGGACACTCGGCTCGAACGCGGGAACGTCCCGGTCGGCGTCGTCACGACGATCACGGGCATCACCCACTGCGAGGCCGAGATCGTCGGCGAAGCGAACCACGCCGGCGCGACACCGATGGACGAGCGGACGGACGCGCTCGCCGCGGCGTCGGAGGTAGTGCTGGACGTGGAGGCGGCAGCCAACGACGTGGTTGAGTCGGAGAGCGAGACCGCAGTCGGCACTGTCGGCTCGCTCTCGGTGTCGCCGAACGCGACCAACGTCGTCCCGGGGACGGTCGAGCTGGGGATCGACATCCGGGACGTCGAGTATCAGTCGATGCAGACGATCGTCGAGGCGACGCGGTCGAGCCTCGCGATCGTCGAGGCCGACCGCGGCGTCGAGACGTCGTTCTCGCGGCCGTTCGACCTCGAACCGACGCCGATGAGCGAGTCGCTGCGCGCGGCGGCTCACCGTGCGGGTGAGGAAGCCGGGATCCGGACGGTGGACCTGCACTCCGGCGCCGCACACGACACGATGCACGTCGCAAGCGTGACCGAGGCGGCGCTGCTGTTCGCGCCGTCTGCGGACGGGATCAGCCACAACCCGCGGGAGTGGACAGACTGGGACGACTGCGCCAGCGCGGCGCGCGTGCTGGCCGGGGCGATAGCCGAATCGGCGGGCGCCGACGCCACTGAGGAGTAG
- a CDS encoding DEAD/DEAH box helicase translates to MESAGADAFTHLGPAVREALSERGFSTPTEPQRRAIPPLAAGENALVIAPTGTGKTETAMLPVLDRIADAEERHGISALYITPLRALNRDMLERLEWWGETLDLEVDVRHGDTTDYQRSKQADDPPDVLITTPETVQAMLTGEKLRTALSDVEHLIVDEVHELAASKRGAQLTIAMERVQELSGPFQRIGLSATVGDPDEVAKFLTGAVRGERRTQRDYRIVEVDAGSKIDIDVVRPEITESDRKLAGELTTEPEIASHVRFVRNVVAENESTLVFVNTRQTAEALGSRFKSLDAPIGVHHGSLSKDARIEVEEAFKSGEIEGLVCTSSMELGIDVGRVDHVVQYGSPREVARLLQRVGRAGHRRDQVSNGTVVVSDADDASEAMAIARRAAAGEVEPAGIHEGSLDVLANQIVGLLMDEGEIDARDAYERIKRAYPFRDLPEETFREVVRELSSNRLLWLEEDHDRIESSGGTWQYYYANLSMIPDEEKYEVYDVSSRRGIGTLDERFVVNFAEPGSVFVQRGEMWRVDRVDDEEERVEVSPVQDPGGEVPTWVGSEIPVPAAVANEVGDHREVAAQQFENGGRLSAVASEFTSRYPVDAATAETTLEPVERQVEAGAPVPTAERLVLESQARTVVLNSPYGHQVNETLGKLCSALVGQRTGSSVGMEVDPYRIEFEVPGGVGVAAFDEVLRETDPDHVEAILELALKNSDALKFTLSHVAAKFGALKRYQGQSRFGADRLLAALSDTPVYEEALRQVFHEDLAVEETKELLDAIQSDEDDVELTSARERTPIGAGGRSAGGEFLVPDDADASVIQTVRDRLEGDRVLLFCVHCKDWNRRQEVGKIREPIECPKCGSTRIAALNPWADEMVKATRAEQKDDEQDRMTRKAFKSANLVQEHGMKAVRALAARGVGPQTAARIIAKFREDEADFYRDILEQERQYARTKSFW, encoded by the coding sequence ATGGAGAGTGCCGGCGCCGACGCGTTCACCCACCTCGGTCCGGCGGTTCGGGAGGCCCTCTCGGAACGGGGGTTCTCGACGCCGACGGAGCCACAACGGCGGGCGATCCCACCGTTGGCGGCGGGTGAGAACGCGCTGGTGATCGCACCCACCGGAACTGGCAAGACCGAGACCGCGATGCTGCCGGTGCTCGACCGGATCGCCGACGCGGAGGAGCGCCACGGCATCTCGGCGCTGTACATCACCCCGCTGCGCGCGCTGAACCGCGACATGCTCGAACGGCTGGAGTGGTGGGGCGAGACACTGGATCTCGAGGTCGACGTCCGGCACGGCGACACGACCGACTACCAGCGGAGCAAGCAAGCCGACGACCCGCCGGACGTGCTGATCACCACCCCCGAGACGGTCCAGGCGATGCTGACCGGCGAGAAACTCCGGACGGCGCTCTCGGACGTCGAGCACCTGATCGTCGACGAGGTGCACGAACTCGCGGCCTCGAAACGCGGGGCGCAGTTGACGATCGCGATGGAGCGCGTCCAGGAGCTCTCGGGACCGTTCCAGCGAATCGGCCTTTCGGCGACGGTCGGCGACCCCGACGAGGTCGCGAAGTTCCTGACCGGCGCCGTCCGGGGTGAGCGCCGGACCCAGCGCGATTACCGGATCGTCGAGGTCGACGCCGGGTCGAAGATCGACATCGACGTGGTGCGGCCGGAGATCACCGAGTCCGACCGGAAGCTCGCGGGCGAACTCACGACCGAACCCGAGATCGCCAGCCACGTCCGGTTCGTCCGGAACGTGGTCGCCGAGAACGAGTCGACGCTCGTGTTCGTCAACACCCGCCAGACTGCGGAGGCACTGGGCTCGCGGTTCAAGAGCCTCGACGCGCCGATCGGCGTCCACCACGGATCGCTGTCGAAGGACGCCCGGATCGAGGTCGAGGAGGCGTTCAAATCCGGCGAGATCGAGGGCCTCGTCTGCACGTCGTCGATGGAGTTGGGGATCGACGTAGGCCGGGTCGACCACGTCGTACAGTACGGCTCGCCCCGCGAGGTCGCTCGTCTCCTCCAGCGCGTGGGACGTGCGGGCCACCGCCGCGATCAGGTCTCGAACGGGACGGTCGTGGTCTCTGATGCCGACGACGCTAGCGAGGCGATGGCGATCGCTCGCCGTGCCGCAGCTGGCGAGGTCGAACCCGCAGGCATCCACGAGGGGAGCCTCGACGTGCTCGCGAACCAGATCGTCGGACTCCTGATGGACGAGGGGGAGATCGACGCCCGCGACGCGTACGAGCGGATCAAGCGAGCGTACCCGTTCCGCGATCTCCCCGAGGAGACGTTCCGCGAGGTCGTTCGCGAGCTCTCCTCGAACCGCCTGCTCTGGCTGGAGGAGGACCACGACCGAATCGAGAGTTCCGGCGGGACGTGGCAGTACTACTACGCGAACCTCTCGATGATCCCCGACGAGGAGAAGTACGAGGTGTACGACGTCTCCTCCCGTCGGGGGATCGGCACCCTCGACGAACGGTTCGTCGTGAACTTCGCCGAACCCGGATCGGTGTTCGTCCAGCGGGGCGAGATGTGGCGCGTCGACCGCGTCGACGACGAGGAGGAACGCGTCGAGGTTTCGCCCGTGCAGGACCCCGGCGGCGAAGTGCCGACGTGGGTCGGCTCGGAGATCCCCGTCCCGGCGGCCGTCGCGAACGAGGTCGGCGACCACCGAGAGGTGGCGGCCCAGCAGTTCGAGAACGGGGGGAGGCTCTCGGCTGTCGCCTCGGAGTTCACGAGCCGGTACCCCGTCGACGCTGCGACGGCCGAGACCACGCTCGAACCGGTCGAACGGCAGGTCGAGGCTGGCGCGCCGGTGCCCACGGCGGAGCGACTGGTGTTGGAGTCACAGGCCCGGACGGTCGTACTCAACAGCCCGTACGGCCACCAGGTGAACGAGACGCTCGGGAAGCTCTGTTCGGCATTGGTGGGGCAGCGAACCGGCTCCTCCGTCGGGATGGAAGTCGACCCGTACCGGATCGAGTTCGAGGTGCCGGGCGGCGTCGGCGTCGCGGCGTTCGACGAGGTGCTGCGGGAGACCGACCCCGACCACGTCGAGGCGATCCTCGAACTCGCGCTCAAGAACTCTGACGCGCTGAAGTTCACGCTCTCCCACGTCGCGGCCAAGTTCGGCGCGCTCAAGCGCTACCAGGGGCAGAGCCGGTTCGGTGCGGACCGCCTGCTCGCCGCGCTTTCGGACACGCCCGTCTACGAGGAGGCGCTCCGGCAGGTGTTCCACGAGGATCTGGCCGTGGAGGAGACGAAGGAGCTCTTGGACGCGATCCAGTCCGACGAGGACGACGTGGAACTGACGAGCGCCCGCGAGCGCACGCCCATCGGCGCGGGCGGGCGTTCCGCGGGCGGGGAGTTCCTCGTCCCCGACGACGCCGACGCGAGCGTCATCCAGACCGTCCGGGACCGGCTGGAGGGCGATCGCGTGCTGCTGTTCTGCGTCCACTGCAAGGACTGGAACCGACGGCAAGAGGTCGGGAAGATCCGCGAACCGATCGAGTGCCCGAAGTGTGGCTCCACCCGGATCGCGGCGCTCAATCCGTGGGCCGACGAGATGGTGAAAGCGACCCGGGCCGAGCAGAAAGACGACGAGCAGGACCGCATGACGCGGAAGGCGTTCAAGTCGGCCAATCTCGTCCAGGAACACGGGATGAAGGCGGTTCGGGCGCTGGCTGCTCGCGGTGTCGGCCCGCAGACTGCGGCGCGGATCATCGCGAAGTTCCGGGAGGACGAGGCGGACTTCTACCGGGACATCCTGGAGCAGGAACGGCAGTACGCGCGGACGAAGAGCTTCTGGTAG